A genomic segment from Mucilaginibacter terrenus encodes:
- a CDS encoding aminotransferase class V-fold PLP-dependent enzyme, with product MNQPLPLTDAEIAQLRAETKGTAQRIHFNNAGSSLPPDVVVDTVKAYLDEEAVFGGYETEAKYTAQLDRTYDLIAQLINAGREEVAIVESASVGWGLLFNGIDFKPGDEVIISEMEYVTNLMGFINARKNHGIKITLIPNDENGDYSLRALEDAINPQTKLIAVTHIPSTSGGMMPIAEIGQIARRHNILYLVDACQSAGQLPVNVESIGCDMLSVTGRKYLRAPRGTGFLYVRKAVQDKLKLILMDSLAAEWVSEDDFKARPDARRFELYEKSRALTLGLGKAIDYALAIGLDKIWMRIQHLASLMRTELRNIDGITVHDIGSMQCGIVTFSVAGIDAAEVKTRLSAKQINVSVAKAISTLIYMNKHHLAATVRASVHYYNTEEEIRTLCSVLEEITKA from the coding sequence ATGAACCAGCCCTTACCATTAACCGACGCCGAAATAGCACAGCTACGTGCCGAAACGAAAGGCACCGCACAACGCATACATTTTAACAATGCGGGATCATCCTTACCGCCGGATGTTGTTGTAGATACCGTTAAGGCTTACCTGGACGAAGAAGCAGTTTTCGGTGGTTACGAAACGGAAGCTAAGTACACCGCCCAGCTCGACCGCACTTATGACCTGATTGCACAACTGATAAACGCCGGCCGGGAAGAAGTAGCAATAGTGGAGAGCGCGAGTGTGGGCTGGGGATTGCTGTTCAATGGTATCGACTTTAAGCCGGGGGATGAAGTGATCATCTCCGAGATGGAGTACGTTACCAATTTAATGGGCTTTATAAATGCGCGCAAGAACCACGGCATCAAAATAACACTTATCCCTAACGATGAAAACGGCGATTACTCCCTCCGGGCGCTGGAGGATGCCATTAATCCGCAAACAAAACTGATAGCGGTAACGCACATACCTTCTACATCGGGCGGCATGATGCCCATAGCGGAGATTGGGCAAATAGCACGCAGGCACAACATCCTTTACCTGGTAGATGCCTGCCAAAGCGCGGGCCAGCTCCCGGTGAATGTTGAGTCGATAGGCTGCGACATGCTATCTGTAACCGGCCGCAAATACCTGCGCGCGCCGCGGGGCACCGGGTTTTTATACGTGCGCAAAGCCGTGCAGGACAAATTGAAGCTCATACTGATGGACAGCCTTGCCGCCGAGTGGGTAAGCGAAGACGATTTCAAAGCAAGGCCCGATGCACGGCGGTTTGAATTGTACGAGAAAAGCCGTGCACTTACACTTGGGCTGGGTAAAGCAATTGATTACGCGCTTGCTATAGGCCTGGATAAGATATGGATGCGTATACAACACCTGGCAAGTTTGATGCGTACAGAGCTGCGTAATATAGACGGCATAACCGTACATGACATTGGCAGTATGCAGTGTGGTATAGTAACCTTTTCTGTAGCCGGCATAGATGCAGCAGAAGTAAAAACCAGGCTATCAGCAAAGCAAATTAATGTTTCTGTTGCCAAAGCAATCTCCACCCTAATTTACATGAACAAGCACCACCTTGCAGCAACAGTAAGAGCATCCGTGCATTACTACAATACCGAGGAGGAGATCCGGACGTTGTGCAGCGTGCTGGAAGAGATAACGAAAGCTTAG